In Quercus robur chromosome 11, dhQueRobu3.1, whole genome shotgun sequence, the following proteins share a genomic window:
- the LOC126705140 gene encoding uncharacterized protein LOC126705140, whose protein sequence is MWKAAFTELLATAFLAFTLTTTIISILDSHEVEPKLLVPLAIFLILFLFLMMTVPLSGGHMSPILTFIAALKGLITLARAAIYVLAQCVGPITGFYILQNVMDRQTVQSHFLGGCTVDGPAIALILEFVCTFVFLFLGVTVAFDKKRCKELGMAMVCVVVAGSLALAVFVSITITGKVGYGGAGLNPAKCLGPALLQGDRLWDGHWVFWVGLFFACIAYYGYSMHLPKEGSELEEEEEEHDILWVARACFGKNGNPINRQWKV, encoded by the coding sequence ATGTGGAAGGCAGCTTTCACAGAGTTACTAGCAACAGCCTTCCTTGCGTTCACCCTCACCACAACCATCATCTCAATCTTGGACTCACATGAGGTTGAACCAAAGCTTCTTGTTCCACTCGCTATCTTCCTTATACTCTTCTTGTTTCTCATGATGACAGTTCCATTATCTGGTGGCCACATGAGTCCAATCTTAACATTCATTGCTGCCCTCAAGGGTCTTATAACTCTTGCTCGTGCTGCCATCTATGTCTTGGCTCAATGTGTAGGCCCAATAACTGGTTTTTATATACTTCAAAATGTGATGGACCGTCAAACAGTACAAAGTCATTTCTTAGGTGGCTGCACAGTTGATGGCCCTGCAATTGCATTGATATTAGAATTCGTTTGCACatttgtgtttctctttcttggtGTGACAGTGGCATTTGACAAGAAAAGGTGCAAGGAACTTGGCATGGCAATGGTGTGTGTTGTGGTGGCGGGGTCTTTGGCACTAGCAGTGTTTGTGTCTATAACAATTACTGGGAAGGTTGGATATGGTGGTGCAGGCCTGAACCCAGCAAAATGCTTGGGACCAGCATTGTTGCAAGGAGATAGATTGTGGGATGGACATTGGGTTTTCTGGGTTGGGCTCTTTTTTGCTTGTATTGCTTATTATGGTTACTCTATGCACTTACCAAAGGAGGGTTCAGaattggaagaagaagaagaagagcatgATATTTTGTGGGTAGCTAGGGCTTGTTTTGGGAAGAATGGCAATCCAATTAATCGTCAATGGAAAGTTTAG
- the LOC126706811 gene encoding uncharacterized protein LOC126706811, giving the protein MAENVPVVDDEESLYAGNKVQPCTSTPMSQQWKAEEEKCTTTKLSEMLGLEEFFSLKVWRASLAELVGTAVFVFALDTIVISTYETETKTPKLIMSFLIAVTTTIILIAINPISGSHINPAVTLAAMLVGLISLSRAVIYILAQCAGAVLGALALKAVVSSTIEETFSLGGCTLNVIAPGPNGPIMIGLGTSQALWLEIICTFVLLFAAIWIAFDHRQARALGRVVVISIIGIVVGLLVFISTTLTVAKGYAGVGMNPARCLGPALVRGGHLWNGHWIFWAGPAIACVAFYLYTKLIPQQHFHADGFKHDFLNILKATFATNHAHKK; this is encoded by the exons ATGGCTGAGAATGTGCCTGTAGTGGATGATGAAGAAAGTCTCTATGCTGGAAACAAAGTCCAGCCTTGCACCTCCACACCAAT GTCACAGCAATGGAAAGCTGAGGAAGAGAAGTGCACTACTACTAAATTGAGTGAGATGTTGGGCTTGGAGGAGTTCTTCTCTTTGAAG GTATGGAGAGCATCTTTGGCAGAGCTTGTTGGCACAGCAGTCTTTGTTTTTGCACTTGACACCATAGTCATCTCCACCTACGAGACTgaaaccaaaacaccaaaactCATAATGTCATTCCTTATTGCTGTCACTACAACAATTATCCTCATCGCCATCAATCCAATTTCCGGCAGCCACATCAACCCCGCCGTCACGTTAGCCGCCATGCTTGTCGGCCTAATTTCCCTTTCAAGGGCTGTCATATACATATTGGCACAATGTGCTGGTGCTGTGCTAGGTGCACTAGCACTTAAAGCCGTGGTAAGCAGCACCATTGAAGAAACTTTTTCACTAGGAGGTTGCACACTCAATGTCATTGCACCAGGCCCAAATGGGCCCATTATGATTGGACTTGGGACAAGCCAGGCCCTATGGCTAGAGATAATATGTACTTTTGTGCTTCTTTTTGCTGCAATATGGATTGCTTTTGATCATCGCCAAGCTAGAGCTTTGGGCCGAGTTGTGGTCATTTCTATAATTGGAATAGTAGTGGGCCTTCTTGTGTTTATTTCAACAACCTTGACAGTAGCAAAGGGTTATGCTGGGGTAGGTATGAACCCAGCTAGGTGTTTGGGCCCAGCACTTGTTCGAGGGGGCCACCTCTGGAATGGACACTGGATTTTTTGGGCTGGGCCTGCTATTGCATGTGTGGCATTCTATCTATACACAAAGCTCATCCCACAGCAGCATTTCCATGCTGATGGGTTCAAGCATGACTTCTTGAATATTTTGAAGGCTACATTTGCAACAAACCATGCTCACAAGAAGTGA
- the LOC126707330 gene encoding COBRA-like protein 1 isoform X2 yields the protein MSGAFATQQGNCTTFKFQTPHCCKKDPVIVYLMPEALPQNRSEDCCRGGLLSPWAIDPSNSLSSFEMKVGNLAGNFPAYKPQNLTLMVPRPGYTCGPVLDTDPTVTSDIGGRRQNQKHGNQLALTQAFWLTKNQSAVCHSQHFTTPTSHHVPSVVVDAKRQTKLQFYAGTKSNAVIICAQYC from the exons ATGAGTGGTGCCTTTGCCACCCAGCAAGGAAATTGCACAACCTTCAAGTTCCAGACACCACACTGCTGCAAGAAAGACCCTGTGATTGTTTATCTCATGCCAGAGGCCTTACCACAAAATAGGTCAGAGGATTGCTGCCGTGGCGGTCTTCTTTCTCCCTGGGCTATCGACCCGTCCAATTCACTCTCCTCCTTTGAAATGAAAGTTGGCAACTTAGCGGGAAATTTTCCTGCTTATAAGCCTCAAAATCTCACTTTGATGGTACCACGTCCTGGCTACACTTGTGGCCCAGTTTTAGACACTGATCCCACAGTTACCTCTGATATTGGAGGTAGAAGACAAAATCAG AAACATGGAAATCAACTTGCACTTACTCAAGCTTTTTGGCTAACAAAAAACCAGTCTGCTGTGTGTCACTCTCAACATTTTACAACCCCAACATCACACCATGTCCCAAGTGTAGTTGTGGATGCAAAGAGGCAGACCAAACTACAGTTTTATGCAG GGACGAAGTCCAACGCAGTGATCATATGTGCGCAGTACTGTTGA
- the LOC126707330 gene encoding COBRA-like protein 2 isoform X1, with protein MSGAFATQQGNCTTFKFQTPHCCKKDPVIVYLMPEALPQNRSEDCCRGGLLSPWAIDPSNSLSSFEMKVGNLAGNFPAYKPQNLTLMVPRPGYTCGPVLDTDPTVTSDIGETWKSTCTYSSFLANKKPVCCVSLSTFYNPNITPCPKCSCGCKEADQTTVLCRDEVQRSDHMCAVLLKLYIVAGWLKPGC; from the exons ATGAGTGGTGCCTTTGCCACCCAGCAAGGAAATTGCACAACCTTCAAGTTCCAGACACCACACTGCTGCAAGAAAGACCCTGTGATTGTTTATCTCATGCCAGAGGCCTTACCACAAAATAGGTCAGAGGATTGCTGCCGTGGCGGTCTTCTTTCTCCCTGGGCTATCGACCCGTCCAATTCACTCTCCTCCTTTGAAATGAAAGTTGGCAACTTAGCGGGAAATTTTCCTGCTTATAAGCCTCAAAATCTCACTTTGATGGTACCACGTCCTGGCTACACTTGTGGCCCAGTTTTAGACACTGATCCCACAGTTACCTCTGATATTGGAG AAACATGGAAATCAACTTGCACTTACTCAAGCTTTTTGGCTAACAAAAAACCAGTCTGCTGTGTGTCACTCTCAACATTTTACAACCCCAACATCACACCATGTCCCAAGTGTAGTTGTGGATGCAAAGAGGCAGACCAAACTACAGTTTTATGCAG GGACGAAGTCCAACGCAGTGATCATATGTGCGCAGTACTGTTGAAGCTGTATATTGTTGCAGGTTGGCTGAAACCAGGATGCTGA